DNA sequence from the Electrophorus electricus isolate fEleEle1 chromosome 19, fEleEle1.pri, whole genome shotgun sequence genome:
TGCATCCAGTAAAAGATAACTGTCAGAGCTGAGCTCCATTACAGCACAGTCTTCTCCTTCAGGGTGAGCATTTTGATCTCCCTTCCAGTCATCTGGCTCATTTCCAGCCCAGTACCTGGTTGTCAagggaacaaaataaacaaatcactaTTACAAGTGTGCCATTTTGTTAAAAGCATGTAGACTAAATGCGTAGTGATCTACCATGATATGATCATGTGACCTCGAAATGAACAGGACTTTTCAGTGGTGTCTGTAATGGACCAACCTCGGTGTCTGACTGAGCTTTGTGCCATCTAACCAGTGCCATTCTCCCTCCACCACAGCATCAGTCAGACCGATCCAGTAGAACTCACTTCCAGAACCAGGCTTTGATCTTTTTAAGAAAtcctttaatgaaaaatattgtgATTAGAATCTGTAAGACATTCCGATGAACAGGACAATAAGGGCATAACCTTTCTGCATTTCAGTGAGTATTTTAGTGTCACAGCTATTACATTCAGACATCATACCTGCTCCATTGGACTGGTAACAATCACCAAATCTCCTCCCTTATCAACACAAGCATTCCGACTGGCATTCCAGGTCTCCTCATCAGTAGAGAAGTAGTAACACTTCCCACTGAAGAACTTCCAGCCCTGAGCACAGTGGTCTGATTTCATCTTCAGAGCTGCAGCATTGTGATTGCACAGCGTTAATACACTACTCAGAGACAATGCTGAAGAGATCAGGTTATGATACACAATATAGAATCtgataaatacacaaaatactgtTTACTTTCAAATATCACATAGTGATAAACTAAAGGACATTGAGGCCAGGCATAGAGGATTAAATGGACAAACAAGTACTCAAACAAGAATAAATTAACTTTAACACATTTTGCCCTCCACTATTCACAGTAGAATTCTCtttgaaagaataatgaaactgaaaatattctTTGCCAAATTAGTAAGTGACCATCAAAGTGTTGACTATGTAAATGAAAGTCAAAACACAAGTATTGAAGGATTCTTCTTGGTACacattcaattatttttatgaagGCCATTGTTTATACTGACATAATATGTATATTGTTTTCTAGTTTTCTAGTTCAGACTGAAACTGTAGATCTCACTTTTGGTTAGATTTTCCTTTTctgcctgcagctgctccaTACTCCTGTTTATCTCTGGAAAATCAGGACAACACCAGTATATCAGTACATCTGAATGTCAGGTTTATGACAGCTAACAAAAGGAGTTATATAGTcaacataaataacaaaatgtaagaaatatATTTCATCCTTCAATACTGATTCTATGTGAAAGGGTTTTGATATTTTGCAAGTCATTTGATTCTAAAAGTAGGAAGTGGATGTCAAAGTGCCATCTTGGGTTTATAGAAGAAAGCAGACATTTCTGGCTTTGGCTGCATCAGTTTTAGTCTTGTATTCCAGTACAAAAATGGAAGTTGAAACCAAGATGCACAGATTAATCCAGCACacagcttgtctgtctgtcttttattctCCAGTAAAAATCTTAGAAATAAAGTTATGTCTTCACTATTAGAATATAATAATTACCAGAGAGCTGACTGACCAAACTAGTTTCACAAACAGAAagatgcacattttctttttccaggtTTTGAAGGGTGTCAATCATGATCATATGATCATACACTGAATAAAGATGGTTCTTTAGCACATTTGTGTATTGTTTCCTAACAGGCTCCAACTGATTCTTGTCTGTTACCCTGAAACTCTTCTGAATAAGGACATCTTTGTGGAAATTGAAAGTACTGAACTGCCCATTGAATGATCTGGCATTCATCCAGGGGTTGTAAAATCAGCactgatacacatacacacacacacacacacacacacactcacacacacacaccacacacacacacacacacacacacacacacacacacacacaaacattctatATCTCTCCTAAATAAACACTTGACCCCTGTGTCTTTAGTCATTGTGGGTCTCTGAGGGCTCATAAGAAGAAATCATGagacattaaaatgacagctGGGTTTGTTAAtaagaatataaacaaaacagtgtACATGATCAGGGAGACTTTGtccatttataaaatataaacacaggtactgtattttacaaatacaaacatcaaGCTCTGATTCAAGCTAAGATTTGTATTTACCTTTGAGTTCATTTGctaacttttccttctctgtttggtagtttctctctctctcatccatagtgttctttgttcctgaaataaaagaacaaaacaatcatCAATCTACTAGTGTGGAGGTCCAGATTAGTCAGcctcttattctttatttgaggactaatatttctagaagtaaatctggatctcactttgaagttcactggtcaaattttctttttcttccttcacctgctcaatactcctcttcatctctggaaaatcaggatgacagcagtatatcagtacatctgaatgtcaatataaataacaaaaggtaagtaatatatttcctgcttcAGTACTATTCCCTATTGTTATTCTATTAGAATAAGCATCTTTCCTTAGCTAGTATATGAAGCCTTATGCACTTGCTTTCTTTGGGGAAGAACTGCACCTTCCTCATTTCCATACCTGTCTTGATGTTGATTAACCTGTAAGATTATCAGTTTCGATATGttcttaaagttctttaatataTCTGTCAGTAACAAACtgacccatttatttatctttataccactttcctttttccacacacacacaaagtgtcttTTTGCTGAAGATGTGACCCTGGCCTTGGTTCAGTGTGGCTCTGTGAGTGCTCATATGGAGAAACCAATCAGACATTTGAATGACTCTGGGTTCgttcataacaattttaagaccAGTCTACTTTATCTGGGAGCCTATAAGCTATAAAGAGATCcaatactttaaaatacaaaagctatgatttgtatttacctttcagttcatttgcaaacttttccttctctgtttggtagcttctctctccctcatccataatgttctttgttcctgtcatGTAGAACAAAACTAATCAACCACGTAGTAGAGTGGAGATCCAGATTAGTCAGcctcttattctttatttgagggactaatatttctagaggtaaatctggatctcactttgagttcactggtcaaatttctttttcttccttcacctgcTCAATAGCTCCTATTCATCTCTGAAAATCAGGATGACAGCAGTATATCAGTACATCTGAAtgtcaatataaataacaaagatAAGTAAATATTTCCTGCTTCAGTACTATTCCCTATTGTTATTCTATTAGAATAAGCATCTTCCTTAAGCTAGTATATGAAGCCTTCATGCACTTGCTGTCTTTGGGTAAGACTGCACCTTGCCTCATTTCCATACCTGTCGTGAAGTTTATTACCTGTAAGATTATCAGTTTCGATATGttcttaaagttctttaatataTGTGTCAGTAACAAACtgacccatttatttatctttataccactttcctttttccacacacacacacaaagtgtcttTTGCTGAAGATGTGACCCTGGCCTTGTTCAGTGTGGCTCTGTGAGTGCTCATATGGAGAAACCAATCAGACATTTGAATGACGTCTGGGTTCGTTCATAACAATTTAAGACCAGTCTACTTTATCTGGGAGCCTATAAGCTATAAGAGatcaatattttacaaatacaaaagctatgatttgtatttacctttcagttcatttgcaaacttttccttctctgtttggtagcttctctctccctcatccataatgttctttgttcctgtcatgtaagaacaaaactaatcaaCCACGTAGTAGAGTGGAGGTCCAGAGTAGTCAGcctcttattctttatttgaggactaatatttctagaggtaaatctggatctcactttgaagttcactggtcaaattttctttttcttccttcacctgcTCAATACTCCTATTCATTTCTGGAAAATCAGGATGACAGCAGTATATCAGTACATCTGAAtgtcaatataaataacaaaagataagtaatatatttcctgcttcAGTACTATTCCCTATAGTTATTCTATTAGAATAAGCATCTTTCCTTAGCTAGTATATGAAGCCTTATGCACTTGCTGTCTTTGGGGAAGAACTGCACCTTCCTCATTTCCATACCTGTCGTG
Encoded proteins:
- the LOC118240143 gene encoding C-type lectin domain family 4 member E-like, giving the protein MEQLQAEKENLTKTLKMKSDHCAQGWKFFSGKCYYFSTDEETWNASRNACVDKGGDLVIVTSPMEQDFLKRSKPGSGSEFYWIGLTDAVVEGEWHWLDGTKLSQTPRYWAGNEPDDWKGDQNAHPEGEDCAVMELSSDSYLLLDAFCNEESKKHKHVCEAKAGM